The following proteins are encoded in a genomic region of Rhinoraja longicauda isolate Sanriku21f chromosome 14, sRhiLon1.1, whole genome shotgun sequence:
- the LOC144600082 gene encoding gastrotropin-like has protein sequence MAFTGKYEVTSQENYEDFMKILKYSADVIEKGRNAKVITEVTQNGNDFTWTQIYPGGKTMKNTFAIGQESDMETMDGKKFKAIVKMEGNALVCDFPNYHHTSEISGGNLIETSACGGVDYKRISKKIA, from the exons ATGGCTTTCACTGGAAAATATGAAGTTACAAGTCAGGAAAATTATGAAGATTTCATGAAGATCCTGA AGTATTCTGCTGATGTCATTGAAAAGGGAAGGAATGCCAAGGTCATTACGGAGGTCACCCAAAATGGAAATGATTTTACCTGGACCCAAATTTATCCTGGTGGAAAAACCATGAAGAACACATTTGCTATTGGCCAGGAATCAGATATGGAAACCATGGATGGCAAAAAATTCAAG GCAATAGTCAAAATGGAAGGAAATGCACTTGTTTGCGACTTTCCAAACTATCACCACACTTCAGAGATTTCAGGAGGAAATCTTATTGAG ACTTCTGCATGTGGTGGTGTGGATTACAAGAGAATTAGCAAGAAAATCGCTTAA
- the LOC144599867 gene encoding gastrotropin-like translates to MTFSGKYAFGNQENYEEFMKALGVPEDCIEQGKNVKFDTEVVQNGDEFTWSQIYPCHTTTNQFTVGKESEIEMLNYEKTKITVKLEGGKLIMKFPKYTHTVEIDGDKLIETVVSSGEITLKRLHTKKS, encoded by the exons ATGACCTTCAGTGGCAAGTATGCATTTGGGAATCAGGAAAACTATGAAGAATTTATGAAGGCTTTAG GTGTGCCTGAAGATTGCATTGAACAGGGGAAGAATGTGAAGTTTGACACAGAGGTTGTCCAGAACGGTGATGAATTTACATGGTCTCAAATTTATCCATGTCATACTACAACCAATCAGTTTACTGTCGGGAAGGAATCAGAAATTGAAATGCTGAACTATGAAAAAACGAAG ATTACTGTAAAACTAGAAGGAGGAAAACTCATCATGAAATTTCCCAAGTATACTCATACAGTTGAGATTGATGGAGACAAACTGATTGAA actgtAGTGTCCTCCGGTGAGATCACTTTAAAAAGACTCCACACAAAAAAATCTTAA